A window of Pontibacillus halophilus JSM 076056 = DSM 19796 contains these coding sequences:
- a CDS encoding methyl-accepting chemotaxis protein: MKRLKFPTKWKGERVNGWKEKVRLRSRLHRSEKDYWHQFSFQTRLIAIVSMLVVASIAIIGFMSYSKAKDSQMELVNDRLVRETASVRDMAERMMYAYIGDEEEFQSQMNEVIASQKSDLVQDGFGAKIHLLKEGEILALANNGKETSDFPEELAIEIQMIEDGSEFGEFNGEQRMFAYSAIQELKGVYVISVPAKDFMHPINQLAKYTITVGVISLVLIVLIVSLFIRAMVRPIKELQHIMHASSEGRFEGIDSISTTIPEVRSLANSYKEMTARIEYMLMNIGGAVNQLASTSEELAVSSCKLGDSQQDMKKELTEVVEGTEQTEGTFLEQMSLFSELKHYMDRLLMSFNNMYEEQKLMNQSVSSGDESIASIMNALHTYHDGFKQMTVKIQEFEDYTVNIDVAGKMIQDLAERTKLLALNATIEAARAGENGKGFAVVASEVRKLADNSREAAIVIDEKMKETLVISQYLSTEFHGVYNQLTTHLDHANSSKESFDHLRKHIQTFNDSIDVSKQDVTQAESLIPLMEDAFNEFHKVTKHTLQSGKRLIETSDMQDQQMKETDEVRIALISLSKELSTITDINRKHPSQ, encoded by the coding sequence GTGAAAAGACTGAAGTTTCCCACGAAATGGAAGGGTGAGCGTGTTAATGGATGGAAGGAAAAAGTACGTTTAAGAAGCCGTCTTCACCGTTCCGAGAAGGATTATTGGCATCAGTTCTCATTTCAAACTCGCTTAATCGCAATTGTAAGTATGTTAGTTGTTGCATCAATTGCAATCATAGGATTTATGTCTTATTCAAAGGCGAAGGATAGTCAAATGGAGCTGGTCAATGACCGACTCGTGCGAGAAACTGCCTCAGTCCGTGACATGGCTGAGCGGATGATGTATGCATACATTGGAGACGAGGAAGAATTTCAGTCACAGATGAACGAAGTGATTGCCTCGCAAAAGTCTGATTTAGTACAGGATGGATTTGGTGCGAAAATCCACCTACTTAAAGAGGGAGAAATTCTTGCCTTAGCGAATAACGGGAAAGAGACGAGTGATTTCCCTGAAGAGCTTGCCATTGAAATTCAAATGATAGAAGATGGCAGTGAATTTGGAGAGTTTAACGGGGAGCAAAGGATGTTTGCATACAGTGCCATACAGGAACTTAAGGGCGTATATGTAATTAGTGTTCCTGCTAAAGATTTTATGCACCCAATTAACCAGTTAGCCAAATATACGATTACCGTTGGCGTAATCAGCTTAGTACTTATCGTACTTATCGTTTCATTATTTATTCGAGCTATGGTACGTCCAATTAAGGAGTTACAACACATTATGCATGCTTCGAGTGAGGGGCGCTTCGAGGGGATTGATTCCATATCAACCACGATTCCAGAAGTTCGCTCCTTGGCTAATAGTTATAAGGAAATGACGGCTCGCATTGAATATATGCTCATGAATATAGGTGGGGCTGTGAATCAATTAGCTTCTACAAGTGAAGAGCTGGCTGTTTCATCTTGTAAATTAGGGGATAGTCAGCAAGATATGAAGAAAGAATTAACAGAAGTAGTAGAGGGGACGGAACAAACAGAAGGTACGTTCCTTGAACAGATGAGCTTGTTCTCTGAATTGAAACACTATATGGACCGTTTACTTATGTCTTTCAATAACATGTATGAGGAACAGAAACTGATGAATCAGTCGGTTTCAAGCGGGGATGAGAGTATAGCTTCCATCATGAATGCGTTGCATACCTATCACGATGGATTTAAGCAGATGACAGTAAAGATTCAAGAATTTGAAGACTACACCGTTAACATTGATGTAGCGGGTAAGATGATTCAAGATTTAGCGGAGCGTACAAAGTTACTTGCTTTAAACGCCACCATTGAGGCTGCAAGAGCGGGGGAAAATGGGAAAGGCTTTGCAGTCGTTGCGAGCGAAGTTCGAAAACTAGCCGACAATTCGAGAGAAGCTGCTATTGTTATAGATGAGAAAATGAAAGAAACCCTCGTTATCAGTCAATACTTATCAACAGAATTTCATGGGGTGTACAACCAGCTTACAACCCACTTAGACCATGCAAATTCTTCTAAAGAATCGTTCGATCATCTCAGAAAGCACATTCAAACCTTTAATGACAGTATTGATGTATCCAAGCAGGATGTTACACAAGCTGAATCGCTTATCCCCCTCATGGAGGACGCTTTCAATGAGTTTCATAAAGTGACAAAGCATACGTTGCAATCAGGAAAGCGATTAATTGAAACGTCTGATATGCAAGATCAGCAAATGAAAGAGACTGATGAAGTTCGGATAGCGCTCATTTCACTTTCAAAGGAATTATCAACCATAACAGATATAAACCGTAAACACCCTAGCCAATAA
- a CDS encoding DUF1189 family protein yields the protein MNFWKSFIWSTYQFKRIGAFRLQKVHYVFAYMLYITGIQLIPYILADALGISVRFNQALPYIVSVSLVYLSSIMIYLLVSCAVAAIGLFLGKKQGKSLTYKHTWQIAIYALTLPTLLTAIVEAFVFSSSLLFLFYFTMALIYTLLSVSAIPNRNKNKHP from the coding sequence GTGAACTTTTGGAAGTCCTTCATTTGGAGTACGTATCAGTTTAAACGAATAGGAGCGTTTAGACTTCAGAAAGTGCATTATGTATTCGCTTATATGTTGTATATCACAGGCATTCAGCTTATTCCGTACATACTTGCTGATGCCTTAGGAATCTCTGTGCGTTTTAATCAAGCTTTACCTTATATCGTGTCCGTTTCATTGGTGTATCTTTCAAGTATTATGATTTATTTATTGGTTAGCTGTGCAGTGGCTGCCATAGGACTATTCCTAGGAAAGAAACAAGGAAAGTCTCTAACGTACAAACATACTTGGCAAATTGCCATCTATGCGCTCACGTTGCCTACTCTGTTAACAGCAATCGTAGAAGCATTCGTCTTTTCATCATCGTTATTATTTCTTTTCTATTTCACCATGGCACTTATCTACACCTTACTTTCTGTCTCGGCCATTCCAAATCGAAACAAAAACAAACACCCTTGA
- a CDS encoding Na/Pi cotransporter family protein, translated as MDIQDIIFQFVGGLGIFLFGLKYMGDGLQKAAGDKLRTILDRFTTNPFMGVLAGIIVTILIQSSSGTTVLTVGLVNAGFMTLRQAIGVIMGANVGTTVTAFIIGIELKEYGLPILAVGALMIFFFKNKKLSYLGQTLFGFGSLFYGLKLMSNGMKPLRSLEAFQDLTVSMSDNPILGVVIGTIFTVIVQSSSATIGILQGLFEQGAIDINAALPVLFGDNIGTTITAILASIGASVAAKRAAFTHVIFNVVGTTIFLVGLSLYTPVVEFVKDALGLNAEMTIAFAHGIFNLTNLIIQFPFIAVLAIIVTKLIPGEDSVVESKPKHLDPIFIEQSPSLALDQAKNEVMRMGEFAYQGLEEVSLYMNNHSRKHADKVMQIEEALNNLDRQITDYLVSLSSSSLTELESEKHTALLDAVRDLERIGDHMENMVELVDYKVSNKVDLTEEAQADLNDMVNLTMITVKQAVRTLETMDREEALSVTRKEDQIDQNERLYRKKHILRMNEGKCSGMAGIVFVDMLSNLERIGDHSVNIAEEVLGKDKENVM; from the coding sequence TTGGATATTCAAGACATTATCTTTCAGTTTGTTGGAGGATTAGGTATCTTTCTATTCGGCCTCAAGTATATGGGGGACGGTCTGCAAAAAGCAGCAGGCGACAAACTACGTACGATTTTGGACAGATTTACGACAAATCCGTTCATGGGCGTGCTAGCTGGTATTATTGTAACAATTCTAATCCAGAGTAGCTCTGGGACAACGGTGTTAACCGTGGGTCTTGTTAATGCTGGATTTATGACACTAAGACAAGCCATCGGTGTCATTATGGGTGCAAACGTAGGGACAACGGTTACGGCCTTTATTATCGGTATCGAATTAAAGGAATACGGATTACCGATTCTTGCAGTTGGTGCACTGATGATCTTCTTCTTTAAGAATAAGAAACTCAGCTACCTTGGTCAGACGTTATTCGGTTTCGGTTCATTATTCTATGGATTGAAATTAATGAGCAACGGTATGAAACCTTTACGTAGTTTAGAGGCATTCCAAGATTTAACCGTAAGTATGAGTGATAATCCTATTCTTGGGGTTGTTATCGGTACGATATTTACGGTAATTGTACAAAGTTCTAGTGCAACAATTGGGATCTTACAAGGATTATTTGAACAAGGAGCTATTGATATTAATGCTGCTCTTCCAGTACTATTTGGAGACAATATCGGTACGACAATTACAGCAATCTTAGCTTCAATTGGTGCGAGCGTAGCAGCAAAACGTGCTGCATTTACTCACGTAATCTTCAACGTGGTAGGGACAACCATCTTCTTAGTTGGCTTAAGTCTCTATACACCGGTAGTAGAGTTCGTGAAGGATGCACTTGGGTTAAATGCAGAAATGACAATTGCTTTCGCGCATGGAATCTTTAACTTGACTAACCTTATTATTCAGTTTCCGTTCATAGCTGTGCTAGCGATAATTGTAACGAAGTTGATTCCAGGGGAAGATTCTGTAGTCGAATCAAAACCAAAACACTTAGACCCAATTTTCATTGAACAATCACCATCTCTTGCCCTTGATCAGGCTAAGAACGAAGTGATGCGAATGGGTGAATTTGCATATCAGGGTCTAGAAGAAGTTTCCCTTTATATGAACAATCACAGTCGTAAGCACGCGGATAAAGTCATGCAGATTGAAGAAGCGTTGAATAATCTAGACAGACAGATTACAGATTATCTCGTGAGCTTATCTAGTTCATCACTAACAGAACTAGAAAGTGAAAAGCATACAGCCTTACTTGATGCTGTACGTGACTTAGAACGAATTGGTGACCACATGGAGAATATGGTGGAACTTGTAGACTATAAAGTATCCAATAAAGTGGACCTTACAGAAGAAGCACAAGCTGACTTGAACGATATGGTTAATCTTACGATGATTACAGTGAAGCAAGCTGTTCGTACTCTTGAAACAATGGACCGCGAAGAAGCGCTCTCTGTTACACGCAAGGAAGATCAAATTGACCAAAACGAGCGTTTATATAGAAAGAAACACATCCTTCGTATGAATGAAGGGAAATGTTCTGGAATGGCTGGCATTGTCTTCGTTGACATGTTAAGTAACCTTGAACGTATTGGAGACCACTCTGTAAATATCGCAGAAGAGGTTCTTGGGAAAGATAAAGAAAATGTAATGTAA
- a CDS encoding superoxide dismutase — translation MAKFELPELPYAYDALEPTIDKETMNIHHTKHHAGYVNKLNTALEGHADLQDKSLEELLSNNLEVVPEDIKTAVRRNGGGHANHSLFWTIMSPNGGGEPTGELAEKISSKFGSLDEFKDQFANTAAGRFGSGWAWLVVNNGELELIDTLNQDSPLMEGKTPILGLDVWEHAYYLNYQNRRPDYISAFWNVVNWDEVARRYEAAK, via the coding sequence ATGGCTAAATTTGAACTACCAGAACTACCATATGCATACGATGCACTTGAACCTACGATTGACAAAGAAACAATGAATATCCACCACACTAAACACCATGCAGGTTACGTGAACAAGCTAAACACTGCGTTAGAAGGACACGCTGACCTTCAAGATAAATCCCTTGAAGAACTTCTAAGCAACAACCTAGAAGTAGTACCAGAAGACATCAAAACTGCTGTACGTCGTAACGGCGGCGGACATGCAAACCACTCTCTATTCTGGACAATCATGTCCCCGAATGGTGGCGGCGAACCTACTGGTGAACTTGCTGAGAAAATCAGCAGCAAATTCGGTAGCCTAGACGAATTTAAAGACCAATTTGCAAACACTGCAGCAGGCCGTTTCGGTTCTGGTTGGGCTTGGTTAGTTGTGAACAATGGCGAGCTTGAGCTAATTGATACACTTAACCAAGATTCTCCACTTATGGAAGGTAAGACTCCGATTCTTGGTCTTGATGTTTGGGAGCACGCTTACTACCTAAATTATCAAAACCGTCGTCCTGATTACATTTCTGCATTCTGGAATGTAGTAAATTGGGATGAAGTTGCACGTCGTTACGAAGCAGCTAAATAA
- a CDS encoding MFS transporter, giving the protein MKKGIARLLGDVEVTRDLILLLTIGGLYSLGIFLSNTFVNIYLWKQSGEYLAIAIYNLSIYIAQPLTFILAGRWAKKVDRVVVLRLGVIFLSIFFITVLIVGEQAATYKVLLGALLGVGYGFYWLAFNVLTFEITEPDTRDFFNGFLGLLQSFGGMIGPVLAGYIISSMAANTGYTVIFTISFSLFALAVLSSFFLQRRSAKGNFSFRRIIHERKRNPNWNRILCAHIFQGLREGTFLFVIAIWVFIATKSEFALGKFNLVYSAVSFLSYFIATRFIKPRYRKRSIFIGGLMLYVAIYLILFNVSYPILLLYAGIIGVAYPIIYVPYLSLTYDVIGKAWHAAEMRIEYIVVRELFLNLGRIISIGFFMLGVTWFNPETSIPFILAIVGIGHFVIYFFIRNVKFPIQSDEEKIFVKSKLADNDNR; this is encoded by the coding sequence ATGAAAAAGGGTATCGCACGTCTATTAGGTGATGTGGAAGTAACGCGTGATTTGATACTGTTACTGACGATAGGTGGGCTCTACTCGTTAGGGATCTTCCTTTCAAACACATTTGTGAACATATATCTTTGGAAACAGTCAGGTGAGTATTTGGCTATTGCCATCTATAACCTATCCATATACATTGCTCAGCCTCTAACGTTTATCTTAGCGGGACGGTGGGCGAAGAAAGTAGACCGTGTCGTTGTACTAAGGCTTGGGGTTATTTTTTTGTCTATATTCTTTATTACTGTATTAATAGTAGGAGAACAGGCAGCTACATATAAAGTGCTATTAGGTGCTTTGCTCGGGGTAGGCTACGGATTTTATTGGCTTGCGTTTAACGTATTAACATTTGAAATCACCGAGCCAGATACAAGGGACTTCTTTAACGGCTTCTTAGGGCTGCTTCAGTCGTTTGGTGGAATGATTGGCCCTGTTCTCGCAGGTTACATTATATCAAGTATGGCGGCTAATACTGGCTACACAGTGATATTCACAATATCATTTAGTTTATTTGCTCTAGCAGTGCTAAGTAGCTTCTTTCTACAACGAAGGTCAGCAAAGGGGAATTTTTCTTTCCGGCGCATTATTCATGAAAGAAAGCGTAATCCGAATTGGAATCGCATATTGTGTGCTCATATCTTTCAAGGATTGAGAGAGGGGACATTTCTATTTGTAATCGCCATCTGGGTGTTTATTGCTACGAAGAGTGAATTCGCGTTAGGGAAATTTAATTTAGTCTATTCTGCTGTATCCTTCCTTTCTTATTTTATCGCAACGCGGTTTATTAAGCCTCGATATAGGAAGCGCTCTATATTTATTGGAGGACTTATGCTATATGTAGCCATTTACCTCATCTTGTTTAATGTATCGTACCCGATTCTTCTATTGTACGCGGGCATCATTGGAGTGGCTTATCCAATTATCTATGTTCCATATTTATCATTAACGTATGATGTGATAGGCAAAGCATGGCATGCGGCTGAAATGAGAATTGAATACATTGTTGTGAGGGAGTTATTCCTTAATCTTGGAAGGATAATTTCAATTGGGTTCTTCATGTTAGGAGTCACATGGTTTAATCCAGAAACGAGCATCCCCTTCATCTTAGCCATTGTGGGGATTGGACACTTTGTTATCTACTTCTTTATAAGAAACGTTAAATTTCCAATTCAATCTGATGAAGAGAAAATATTTGTTAAGAGTAAATTGGCGGATAATGACAATCGGTAA
- a CDS encoding peptidoglycan D,D-transpeptidase FtsI family protein, giving the protein MGNNHKKTKTQLPFRLNILFFTVFLLFSTLVLQLGIVQILNGEDLQEEINKTDKVITKNPSPRGEIYDRNGEVVVSNEPLYSITYTPTQATSSVQKLEVAKKLSNLIDMPEDKLDDITVSDRKDYWYLLKEMNEEDPYEGIVSDEEKASSDDAYGLLMDRLTEEQLSYSGSQMNEIAILHELMTAYALAPHPIKNKGVTQEEYAKVAEHLFQLPGVDVTTDYDRTYTSESTFKSFIGKYEEGIPKEQKDFYLSHNYSLNDRVGISGLEKEYELQLAGQKEIVEHTTDKAGNLIDSKIVNEGKPGDDLVLSIDMEFQQRVDEILKEEFKAAIDLDPFENKYMDSAMAVVMDPNTGEVLAASGQEYNRETNEFRDVATDTIYNAYLPGSTVKGATILAGLDSSAIDPGTTFQDEPIQIKGTATLASYKNFGYLNEVDALAVSSNVYMWKTAMRMMGNGEYVPNDTLSYDEGSFEEMQNYFKQFGLGVQTGVDMYPEEAVGVRDTPKENKGGQMLNFSIGQYNTYTTMQLAQYVSTIANGGYRVKPNIVKEFRTPNAQEEELGPIVKSYETEVLNKVSMSDEDLARVQQGFFETFNTEKGTADGYFSGKSDYVAAGKTGTAQEQKWLDVKNDEGEITGYKPVDVENLTLVGYASGTSLDEPDLAFAVVVPYAGIEARHYINKLIGERILDTYYELQKTTGDSDEEDSTETE; this is encoded by the coding sequence ATGGGGAATAACCACAAAAAGACAAAAACACAGCTCCCTTTTAGGCTAAATATTTTATTCTTTACGGTCTTCCTATTGTTTTCGACGCTTGTCTTGCAATTGGGGATTGTACAGATTCTAAATGGAGAGGACCTTCAAGAGGAGATTAACAAGACTGACAAGGTAATTACGAAGAATCCTTCACCTCGTGGAGAGATTTACGACCGTAACGGGGAAGTTGTTGTAAGTAATGAACCGCTCTACTCCATTACATACACACCAACTCAAGCAACGTCCTCCGTACAGAAACTAGAAGTGGCAAAGAAATTATCTAATTTAATTGATATGCCAGAAGACAAGCTTGATGATATCACAGTAAGTGATCGAAAGGATTATTGGTACTTATTGAAGGAAATGAACGAAGAAGACCCTTATGAAGGAATAGTGAGTGACGAGGAAAAAGCTTCTTCTGACGACGCTTATGGATTACTTATGGACCGTTTAACGGAAGAACAACTTTCTTATTCCGGTTCACAAATGAATGAGATTGCCATTTTACATGAGTTAATGACTGCTTATGCACTTGCACCTCATCCAATCAAGAATAAAGGGGTCACGCAAGAAGAGTATGCAAAGGTAGCTGAGCACTTGTTTCAGTTACCGGGTGTAGATGTTACAACAGACTATGACCGAACGTATACATCTGAGTCAACCTTTAAATCATTCATAGGGAAGTATGAAGAAGGGATCCCGAAAGAACAGAAGGATTTCTACTTGAGTCATAACTACAGCTTAAACGACCGTGTAGGCATAAGTGGCTTAGAGAAAGAGTATGAATTGCAACTTGCTGGACAGAAAGAAATTGTTGAACATACGACAGATAAAGCTGGCAACCTTATTGATTCCAAAATCGTGAATGAAGGAAAACCTGGGGATGATCTAGTTCTTTCTATAGATATGGAGTTCCAACAACGAGTGGACGAAATTCTGAAAGAAGAATTTAAGGCAGCGATAGACCTGGACCCATTTGAGAACAAATATATGGATAGTGCGATGGCTGTCGTTATGGACCCGAATACGGGAGAAGTGCTTGCTGCCTCTGGCCAAGAGTATAACAGAGAGACGAATGAATTTCGCGATGTAGCAACAGATACGATTTACAACGCATACTTGCCTGGCTCCACCGTTAAGGGCGCCACTATCCTTGCTGGGTTGGATTCCAGTGCTATCGATCCTGGTACCACGTTTCAGGATGAACCTATACAAATCAAAGGCACAGCAACCCTTGCTTCATACAAGAACTTTGGTTATTTAAATGAAGTAGACGCTCTTGCTGTGTCATCAAACGTATATATGTGGAAGACAGCCATGCGGATGATGGGGAACGGTGAATATGTTCCAAACGATACATTGTCCTATGATGAAGGAAGCTTTGAAGAGATGCAGAATTATTTCAAACAGTTTGGACTTGGGGTTCAGACAGGGGTTGACATGTATCCAGAAGAAGCAGTCGGTGTTAGAGATACTCCTAAAGAGAATAAGGGTGGGCAAATGCTCAACTTCTCAATTGGGCAGTATAATACGTATACCACTATGCAACTAGCGCAGTATGTGTCCACTATTGCGAATGGAGGATACCGTGTAAAACCAAACATTGTGAAAGAGTTCCGTACACCAAACGCACAGGAAGAAGAACTTGGTCCCATTGTGAAGAGTTATGAGACGGAAGTTCTAAACAAGGTCTCTATGTCCGATGAGGATTTAGCGCGCGTTCAGCAGGGGTTCTTTGAGACGTTTAATACAGAGAAAGGTACGGCTGATGGGTATTTCTCTGGAAAGTCAGACTATGTGGCAGCAGGGAAGACAGGTACAGCTCAAGAGCAGAAGTGGTTAGATGTAAAGAATGATGAAGGAGAAATAACGGGCTATAAACCAGTCGATGTTGAGAATCTGACTTTAGTGGGGTATGCCTCAGGTACGTCTCTAGATGAGCCTGATCTTGCATTTGCTGTTGTAGTGCCTTATGCAGGTATTGAGGCCCGTCACTACATCAACAAGTTGATAGGGGAGAGAATCTTAGATACCTATTACGAATTACAGAAGACCACAGGTGATTCGGATGAAGAAGATTCAACGGAAACAGAGTAA
- a CDS encoding PstS family phosphate ABC transporter substrate-binding protein has protein sequence MKSFKRLALLFTLILALGALAACGSSEGENDTSGENNENTEGASEGISGEVAIDGSSTVFPIMERLTAEYRQDAPDVEPVLNSSGSGGGFKKFTVGETDFSNASRPIKDEEKQIAEENGVEYTELEVAKDGLSVVVSQENDFLENVSVEELKQIFLAESGATKWSDINSEWPDEEIVIFSPGHDSGTFDYFNEVILEDNEMKEGENVTLSEDDNTLVKGVQGNPNAIGYFGYAYYIENKDSLKVLGISEGEGEAVKPNADTVQSGEYTPLSRPLFTYVNNASLKDKPQVADFAKYVLNNAGAAAEEEGYVALPQEKLDEQLEEIKGIIGE, from the coding sequence ATGAAAAGTTTCAAGCGTCTAGCACTACTTTTCACACTAATCCTAGCACTTGGCGCACTTGCAGCGTGCGGAAGTTCTGAAGGAGAAAATGACACAAGTGGTGAAAACAACGAAAACACTGAAGGTGCTTCTGAAGGAATTTCCGGCGAAGTAGCAATTGATGGATCATCTACTGTATTCCCAATCATGGAGCGTCTTACTGCTGAGTATCGTCAAGATGCACCTGATGTTGAACCTGTACTTAACTCTTCCGGTTCTGGTGGCGGATTTAAGAAGTTCACTGTAGGTGAAACTGATTTCTCTAACGCTTCTCGTCCTATTAAAGATGAAGAAAAACAAATCGCTGAAGAAAACGGCGTTGAATACACTGAGCTAGAAGTAGCTAAAGACGGTCTTTCCGTAGTAGTTTCTCAAGAGAACGATTTCCTTGAAAATGTTTCAGTTGAAGAACTTAAGCAAATCTTCCTTGCTGAATCTGGCGCAACTAAATGGTCTGACATTAACTCTGAATGGCCTGACGAAGAGATCGTAATCTTCAGCCCAGGTCATGACTCTGGTACTTTCGACTACTTCAATGAAGTAATCCTTGAAGATAACGAAATGAAAGAGGGCGAAAACGTAACTCTTTCTGAAGATGACAACACACTTGTAAAAGGTGTACAAGGTAACCCGAATGCAATTGGTTACTTCGGTTACGCTTACTACATTGAGAACAAAGATTCTCTTAAAGTTCTAGGTATCTCTGAAGGAGAAGGCGAGGCAGTTAAGCCAAATGCTGACACTGTACAATCTGGAGAGTACACTCCACTATCTCGTCCACTATTCACTTACGTTAACAACGCTTCTCTTAAAGATAAGCCTCAAGTAGCTGATTTCGCTAAGTACGTTCTAAACAACGCTGGCGCTGCAGCTGAAGAAGAAGGTTATGTGGCTCTTCCACAAGAGAAATTGGACGAGCAACTTGAAGAAATCAAAGGAATCATTGGTGAGTAA
- the pstC gene encoding phosphate ABC transporter permease subunit PstC, with protein MGALNNEQINVQEMISEKKENKQKLKKAEKIVPVILFICATISVLTTVGIVFTLLREAGTFFSNVNIIDFYTGTRWSPWSGDYGVLPLISGTLLITFIAILVALPLGLASAIFLSEYASDKTRRIIKPTLEVLAGIPTVVYGYFAITFVTPVLQSIIDLKIFNAMSAGIVVGIMIVPMIASLSEDAMSSVPNSLRQGALALGSTRFEVAMKVIVPAAFSGIVASIVLAISRAIGETMIVTIAAGATPNMTFDPTQSIQTLTAFIVQAATGDTTFGSPIYYSIYAVGITLFVFTLLMNLLSQYIARKFREEY; from the coding sequence ATGGGAGCTCTAAATAATGAACAGATCAATGTTCAAGAGATGATTAGTGAAAAAAAAGAAAACAAACAAAAACTAAAAAAAGCTGAAAAGATTGTTCCTGTTATTTTATTTATTTGTGCAACTATATCAGTTCTAACGACTGTAGGTATTGTGTTTACTCTCTTACGCGAAGCAGGTACATTCTTCTCGAATGTAAATATTATTGACTTCTACACGGGTACAAGGTGGTCTCCGTGGAGCGGTGATTATGGTGTGCTTCCGTTGATTTCTGGTACGTTATTGATTACGTTCATTGCGATCCTTGTAGCACTGCCTCTAGGGTTAGCCTCTGCCATTTTCTTGAGTGAGTATGCAAGTGATAAGACTAGAAGAATTATTAAACCGACGCTTGAGGTTCTTGCGGGTATTCCGACTGTTGTTTATGGTTACTTTGCTATTACCTTCGTAACTCCAGTGCTTCAAAGTATTATCGATTTGAAGATCTTTAATGCAATGAGTGCTGGTATTGTGGTAGGGATTATGATTGTTCCAATGATTGCCTCATTAAGTGAGGATGCAATGAGCTCTGTTCCGAATTCGCTTCGTCAAGGTGCTCTAGCATTAGGATCTACGCGATTTGAAGTAGCTATGAAAGTAATTGTTCCAGCTGCATTCTCAGGAATTGTAGCTTCCATCGTTCTTGCCATTTCACGTGCAATTGGGGAAACGATGATTGTTACGATTGCTGCAGGTGCAACACCGAACATGACATTTGATCCTACACAATCAATTCAAACTCTAACTGCATTTATCGTGCAAGCAGCTACTGGGGATACAACATTCGGTTCACCGATTTATTATAGTATCTATGCAGTAGGTATCACTTTGTTTGTGTTCACCCTACTCATGAACTTACTTTCTCAGTACATTGCTCGTAAGTTTAGGGAGGAATACTAA
- the pstA gene encoding phosphate ABC transporter permease PstA gives MFEMDEQSVKNRINKRKRINSVFHGLFFASTTIGLIVLVALLYRVLTQGTGFFDWQFITSFPDPDPEDSGIFAGLIGSLWLMAIVAPVSIILGVSTALFLEEYSSQGRLTRFIQANIQNLAGVPSIVFGLLGLTFFVYMLNMGYTLIAGGLTMSLLVLPVIVVAAQEALRSVPKKLKEASYGMGATKWQTIVRIVLPAAIPGIITGSILALSRAIGETAPLIIVGAATAIYSLPDSLLSKYTVMPIQIYNWVGRPQADWQFAASAGIIVLLIFLLVMNSTAVFIRNKFSKRL, from the coding sequence ATGTTTGAAATGGACGAACAATCTGTAAAGAATCGTATCAACAAACGTAAAAGAATTAATAGCGTATTTCATGGTCTGTTCTTTGCATCGACAACAATTGGACTAATTGTTCTCGTTGCGCTTCTATATCGTGTATTGACTCAAGGAACTGGATTCTTTGATTGGCAATTCATCACGAGTTTCCCAGACCCAGACCCAGAAGACTCAGGTATTTTCGCAGGTCTTATTGGTTCCTTATGGCTAATGGCAATCGTAGCTCCGGTTTCCATTATTCTAGGCGTGAGTACTGCCTTATTCCTTGAGGAATATTCTAGTCAAGGTCGTCTAACTCGTTTTATTCAGGCAAATATTCAGAACTTAGCTGGTGTACCGTCTATTGTATTTGGTTTGCTCGGATTAACGTTCTTTGTTTATATGCTAAACATGGGCTATACGTTAATAGCTGGCGGGCTTACGATGAGTCTCCTTGTATTACCGGTCATCGTAGTGGCTGCACAAGAAGCCCTCCGCTCGGTACCGAAGAAGCTTAAAGAAGCATCCTATGGCATGGGTGCAACGAAATGGCAAACCATTGTTCGAATTGTGCTTCCTGCAGCAATCCCTGGCATTATCACGGGGTCAATCCTAGCGTTATCCCGTGCCATTGGTGAAACAGCTCCACTAATTATCGTAGGGGCTGCAACCGCCATTTACTCTCTGCCAGACTCGTTACTATCGAAATATACGGTAATGCCAATTCAAATTTATAACTGGGTAGGTCGTCCGCAAGCAGATTGGCAGTTTGCTGCTTCAGCAGGAATTATCGTCCTGTTAATCTTCTTACTCGTTATGAACTCTACCGCTGTATTTATCAGAAATAAATTCTCTAAACGTCTCTAA